In Juglans regia cultivar Chandler chromosome 5, Walnut 2.0, whole genome shotgun sequence, the following are encoded in one genomic region:
- the LOC109011771 gene encoding protein TIC 100, producing the protein MAGEDDDQKNPAQEDQVISEEDSDESESDTDDSSYYTDYSDEETLTYVRPGDERPASENTAEANIKRLNRILDSNYFKKQLDEDDREMVNEKDVFDFPRDPENWTEEDLKEIWADAPLAMTKPGWDPVWADEDDWDVMREEVKAGRDPPIAPFYLPYRKPYPVIPDNNYDIATPKAAVEELDRIEEFLKWVSYIFADGSSYEGTVWDDLAHGKGVFVAEQGLVRYEGEWLQNQMEGHGVIEVDIPDIEPVPGSKLEAKMRAEGKIISRDYMTPEDKEWLEMDIEDSIRLADGVYEVPFYERDEWIQEFGRKPEKGRYRYAGQWKHGRMHGCGVYDVNERTIYGRFYFGELLQDSTGCDEDTCAVHSGIAEVAAAKARMFVNKPDGMVREERGPYSDPQHPYFYEEEDVWMAPGFINQFYKVPYLWERYVSEVDQEREMWLNSFYKAPLRLPMPAELEHWWSKDHFPEFVLINKEPEPDPKDPSKLIYTEDPLILHTPTGMLINYIEDEKYGLRLFWQPPLKDGEDIDPEKVQFLPLGYDEFFGRDATVKKENIWMRIIQALENTFKPWYDKVEKWAEEKKRASEMKMKLIEKELELIEAELCLEEAIEDMDEELKRREKEEEKAEVDLQGEEDTSALNNQDKRSALEQEEEEEDEDEDEDDIDVAPSSFGSVGTDKDPTRNDQKGNKPGKSPFSTSSLSFASSSLISGVPLMLQRSFLAWKKGRSGLRAASPLEVEAPSGLPETVVSVSFPPVFGSRGRLRAIVEDRGKVQVQSHSNVRLSQLRSLSQILSRSSGSVKSKRSLTEARRMSNGWLHKAPVRDFDSILSLHTPEHYLEPYRKTICGEPMSLSL; encoded by the exons ATGGCAGGCGAAGATGATGACCAGAAAAACCCAGCGCAAGAAGACCAAGTTATCTCCGAGGAAGACTCGGACGAGTCCGAGTCGGACACGGACGATTCGTCCTACTACACGGACTACTCGGATGAGGAAACCCTCACGTATGTCCGACCAGGAGACGAGCGGCCCGCGTCCGAGAACACCGCGGAGGCGAACATAAAGCGGTTAAACCGGATCCTGGATagcaattattttaagaagcaGCTGGATGAGGATGACCGGGAAATGGTGAACGAAAAGGATGTCTTTGATTTCCCCAGAGACCCGGAGAACTGGACGGAGGAGGACCTGAAGGAGATCTGGGCGGACGCTCCGCTGGCAATGACCAAACCCGGATGGGACCCTGTCTGGGCCGATGAGGATGACTGGGATGTCATGAGGGAGGAGGTTAAGGCTGGGCGGGACCCGCCTATTGCGCCATTTTACTTGCCGTATCGGAAGCCGTACCCGGTTATACCGGACAACAACTACGACATAGCGACCCCCAAGGCGGCGGTCGAGGAGTTGGATAGGATCGAGGAGTTTCTCAAATGGGTCAGCTACATTTTCGCGGATGGCAGTTC GTATGAAGGCACAGTTTGGGATGACTTGGCACATGGAAAAGGTGTATTTGTTGCTGAACAGGGGCTTGTCAG GTATGAAGGTGAATGGCTTCAAAACCAAATGGAGGGCCATGGGGTTATTGAAGTTGACATACCCGATATAGAACCTGTGCCAGGCTCCAA GCTTGAAGCAAAGATGCGTGCTGAAGGGAAAATAATATCAAGGGATTATATGACCCCAGAGGACAAAGAATGGCTGGAGATGGATATCGAAGATAGCATTCGTCTTGCTGACGGGGTGTATGAAGTACCATTTTATGAAAGGGATGAGTGGATCCAAGAATTTGGGAGGAAACC GGAGAAGGGTCGATACCGATATGCTGGTCAGTGGAAGCATGGCAGAATGCATGGATGTGGTGTTTATGATGTCAATGAGCGTACCATATAT GGTAGGTTCTACTTTGGAGAGCTATTGCAGGATTCTACTGGTTGTGATGAAGATACTTGTGCG GTGCATTCAGGTATAGCGGAAGTAGCAGCTGCTAAGGCTCGGATGTTTGTTAACAAGCCTGATGGAA TGGTTAGGGAAGAGAGGGGACCATATAGTGATCCTCAACATCCCTATTtctatgaagaagaagatgtttGGATGGCACCAGGCTTCATTAACCAGTTCTATAAG GTCCCATATCTTTGGGAAAGATATGTAAGTGAGGTGGATCAGGAAAGAGAAATGTGGTTAAATTCCTTCTACAAGGCACCACTAAGACTGCCTATGCCTGCTGAGCTTGAACATTGGTGGTCCAAAG ATCATTTTCCGGAATTTGTTCTCATCAACAAGGAACCAGAGCCTGATCCAAAAGATCCATCAAAGCTTATATATACTGAAGATCCCCTCATACTACACACACCAACCGGAATGCTAATAAACTATATCGAGGATGAGAAGTATGGGCTTCGATTATTTTGGCAGCCACCTCTGAAAGATGGGGAAGATATTGACCCAGAAAAGGTTCAATTCCTACCCCTAGGGTATGATGAGTTTTTTGGAAGAGATGCGACTGTGAAGAAAGAGAACATATGGATGCGTATCATCCAAGCCCTAGAAAATACGTTCAAGCCATGGTATGATAAAGTAGAGAAATGGGctgaagagaagaagagagcttcagagatgaagatgaagctgaTAGAAAAAGAACTTGAACTAATCGAGGCTGAATTGTGTCTGGAAGAGGCCATCGAGGACATGGATGAGGAGttgaaaaggagagagaaggaggaggagaaggcgGAAGTGGATTTGCAGGGTGAAGAGGATACTTCTGCATTGAACAACCAAGACAAGAGATCTGCATTGGAacaggaggaagaggaggaagacgaagacgaagacgagGACGATATTGATGTTGCGCCTTCAAGTTTTGGGTCTGTTGGTACGGATAAGGACCCAACAAGGAATGACCAGAAAGGAAACAAACCGGGAAAATCTCCATTTTCAACATCTTCACTGTCATTTGCTTCTAGTAGCCTTATTTCAGGG GTGCCATTGATGCTACAACGATCATTCTTGGCATGGAAGAAGGGTAGATCAGGGTTAAGGGCAGCTTCTCCATTGGAAGTTGAGGCCCCCAGTGGCCTCCCGGAAACAGTTGTCTCGGTCAGTTTTCCTCCAGTTTTTGGCTCAAGAGGACGCTTGAGAGCTATAGTGGAGGATCGTGGGAAAGTCCAAGTACAAAGCCACTCAAATGTAAGATTGTCTCAACTGCGGTCGCTATCTCAAATTCTATCACGTTCATCAGGCTCTGTGAAATCCAAAAGAAGCCTTACAGAGGCAAGAAGAATGAGCAATGGTTGGCTGCATAAAGCACCGGTGAGGGATTTTGACAGTATATTGTCTTTGCACACACCTGAACATTATTTGGAACCGTATAGGAAGACAATATGTGGTGAGCCAatgtctctttctctttaa